A section of the Candidatus Methylomirabilota bacterium genome encodes:
- a CDS encoding carboxymuconolactone decarboxylase family protein produces MAQMKEFAGVYYREGALDPKTMQLVALAAMAAAGCTS; encoded by the coding sequence ATGGCTCAGATGAAGGAGTTCGCCGGCGTCTACTATCGGGAGGGCGCCCTCGATCCCAAAACGATGCAGCTCGTGGCCCTCGCGGCGATGGCCGCGGCCGGCTGTACCTCCTGA
- a CDS encoding alpha/beta fold hydrolase — MPYARTDDRVRIYYEEDGSGSPLVLAYGIGGNTDMWNTNAAALAARHRLVLWEPRGHARSDSPEDPARYSFQRWALDLRDLLDHLRIRRAHVGGLSLGGGIATRFALRYPGRVRSLIVTNSSSASGLPLSVENLVMRARSIEITLDQGMDAMAEYAMTGNPNVAGRLALDPGAKAEFYEEYRRLSPIGYANSLRSLIAMDHITGDLHRLHRIPVLLVGGDQDPSLGPMKVMHRKIRGSKLVVLSPASHFANRDQPEAWNRAVLAFLARCDRPRRTGPARSRAGRG; from the coding sequence ATGCCGTACGCCAGGACCGACGATCGTGTGCGGATTTACTACGAGGAGGACGGATCGGGCAGCCCGCTGGTCCTGGCGTACGGCATCGGGGGCAACACCGACATGTGGAACACCAACGCGGCCGCCCTCGCCGCCCGGCATCGACTCGTCCTCTGGGAGCCGCGGGGCCATGCTCGCTCCGACAGTCCCGAGGATCCGGCCCGGTATTCGTTCCAGCGGTGGGCGCTCGACCTTCGCGATCTGCTCGATCACCTGAGGATTCGGAGGGCTCACGTGGGCGGGCTCTCGCTGGGCGGCGGCATCGCGACCCGGTTCGCGCTCCGCTACCCGGGCCGGGTCCGGTCGCTCATCGTCACCAACTCCTCCTCGGCGTCCGGGCTTCCGCTGTCCGTGGAAAACCTCGTGATGCGGGCCCGGAGCATCGAGATCACCCTCGACCAGGGAATGGACGCCATGGCCGAGTACGCCATGACGGGCAACCCCAACGTGGCCGGGCGCCTCGCCCTGGACCCGGGCGCCAAAGCCGAATTTTACGAAGAGTATCGGCGGCTCAGTCCCATCGGCTATGCCAACTCCCTCCGGAGCCTCATCGCCATGGACCACATCACCGGCGACCTTCACCGGCTGCACCGGATCCCGGTGCTGCTGGTCGGCGGGGACCAGGACCCGTCGCTCGGCCCCATGAAGGTCATGCACCGAAAGATCCGGGGCTCGAAGCTCGTCGTGCTCTCCCCGGCGAGCCACTTCGCCAACCGGGATCAGCCCGAGGCCTGGAACCGCGCGGTCCTCGCCTTCCTGGCCCGGTGCGACCGGCCCCGCCGCACCGGGCCGGCCCGCTCGCGCGCCGGCCGGGGCTGA